A segment of the Stigmatopora nigra isolate UIUO_SnigA chromosome 15, RoL_Snig_1.1, whole genome shotgun sequence genome:
ACGTACACACGGCGGCCACAAGCTTCAAACTCCCCATAGTTTTTTGTTATGAGCTCTGAAAAATATGGAGCATTATTTCAATATGTAGTAGGATGGTCTGTCCTCAATTTCGTAATGACATGCCTGGCAACATTTTTCTGATATCCtaccttttttaatcatttcaaatggtggacaccgtataacaacttttgtatgggattttttttaagtatgtttttgggggaaaaccgatctcgttttaccgATTTCGGCTTTAATCAGGATCGTCTCGCTCACTGGAGAAGATGAAAACTATAATactgtcatgctttaagcatgatataagaataataataaaaaaataatgataataatgcatCACTTACTTGCGCCCTTTTCACTCTATAAACATAGcaagtcagcaagcaatgtacccaaacagtcaatctgtcagcgacatctacagaatcttgaatttattgattttggcaccccgtccactttgaagaaaattttaGGCTTTTAACTGCGCCCTCTGAATTTTTCTGGTTGTAGTCATGGAAGCCATATTGTGTAGGGTTAAGTCTTCAATTCTTTCCTCCTGTGAATCTGTAGTGTGTTTTTAGGGCCTGAGTTTTTGTAGTGTTAAAAGGCCACTTGAAAATAACATGGCTGACTTGCTGTGCTTTTTCTTGCATGACTTTTTGAGACTCTTTTCAGGAGCTCATCACCATAGAATTGTCCATCAAATGTCATGTGGCCTAGTCAATTCTTCTCCAGGGGTTGgatttgatgttgttgttgtttttttttagaaatagcATTCCGTGCTGAGTTCAATGTCGCCCGTTTTTGTCCGGAAGCACAAAAATGACAGCGCAAAACGTACACGCGGCGAATGAGTAGAATAACACGCACGCACAAGCTGTAAATCAGCGGCGGTGCTGCCGACTGTGAAATTAATTGAAGTTGTGATGCGGGGGCCGCAGAGTATCATCACCATGGTCGTCAGCCCGAGGAGACGGCCAATATCATCAAcgcataacaacaacaacaacaacaactaaaaattGTTTGCGCATGTTAGAAGAGCTTGGCTAAACTTGAAGAAAAGACGCCACTTATGTTGTTTACCAGCgattgggagtttttttttttgggagggatgATGATGCAAGAACATTGGATGAAAACTTGGCCCAGGAAGCCAATTAATGCCTTCACTGACAGTGATGTCAAAGACTTTTGAAATGGGATGATTGGCATGTTTGGTTGCCGTGGGTGACATTAGACATTAATGCCAGTCAATGAGCTAATTTCATGCATTTCCTTAgttcatgtgatttttttagatgtattaagaatattgatttttttgtttgttttgggtttatttAAAGATAGttcaagaaatattttttttaaatctggagAGAACATTACAATATTTTTCGTCTTTTCTACTTTGACGTTTtaatgtaaaactagttttaaagatgaaaagaaagtcCTTTAAATTTAAAAGTTGTGTATTCTAAATAATGGAATATATCTAATtattcagaaaaatgaataagtaaGACATACAATGTTTACTCTTAATCCCTTTAatttgtaaatatatacattaaaaatagaatatttactgttttacaCTTAATAagaaaagcttttttaaaattaatatctGCCCATCTTTTATTCAAAAAGTACATGTttctaaaaaactgaaatgcaaTAAGATATCACTACATATTATGAGACTCAAAAGAGAATTTCGACAaattaaaatgtctaaaaatcgTTTTATAGACTATCACAAAAGCAGTTAATTAATTCTAATAGCAACCTTGTTTGAATACTAAATGAAAGTGAAACTAAGTCACAACCCATGACAGAAAATGACTTTAACCCCAACTGCTATAAGTACTGTAAGCTCTAacatgtcaaatgaaaaaagaCAATGCCAAAATACTTAATAATTATTTACAATCAGTATCAGCATTCATAGCGGCAGATAAGTTGAGGccccttttattttttggttcctTTTTAGTGAGTatttgtctctctctcacatGCAGTGAAGCCCTATTTGAGCCTGTGGAGTCCCTGAAGCACACAATCTGTGCTGGCCCACATGAGGACCCTTTTCTTGCCTTTCGCTCTTGCTTCCTTTTTGGGTCACGCTGCACCAGTTCCACTTTAACTGTACTCGTCGTACTCGTGTTTTTAAACTCAGAATGGATGGcgattcccaattttttttccagaggcgCCATTAACCAGTTTGTTAGCGGCACGCCATCGCTTGTCGCTAGGCGACGCGGCATCTCTCGCCATCAACggcggtgggaaaaaaaacagtgtataTTTTGTAGTACTACGAGATGTAAACAAGCAGCTGGAAGTGTAGATCAAAGTATGAATTTCTTTTTTGAGTGCAGCCAAAATCTGGTTGAtctttgatgtcatttttttttttttttttttgcacttgaagGTTCACCAGTCAAATCCTGTTTTGATTACGGCAGCGAATGGCAATTAATTGGCGCTCTTCACGTGTGGCGCCGCTGTGCTAATCAACTACGATTGTGTAAGAGATGAGAGCGAATATTAAGATCAAGTTGCTGTTAAATTCCATTCGGGAGAAACTGAAAAGTCCTTTGAGAAACCCGTCAAAACCCATTTGGAAACCCAACAAAATATTCACCAAAACAAACAAGCCCGTCCGTCATCATACCGATATTTAATCGAATCCTTATTTCATCACACGCGAGTAACCTTGGGAATCCGAAGCGAGCGCTAACTGGCTCGTGAGCATCTTGGCTAACGTGGGCGTAAATATGTTAACTTTAAATaactcatatttttatgaaaccCCTTTCTAATACAATATTTTGCTGTATATATTTCCATATACAATGCACAGTCAATAATACTGCTAAAAGCATTTCATGAAGGCATTTCTAAGGATTTTTCTCTTCCAAAACATCAATAAGAGAGCCAgtagtttttcagttttttccatattgtcacaaaatcctctttttttttgttagtggcACTCCATTGTAGACACAGAAAGCTTTCTTCTTGTAAAAGGGCAACACGTCTGCTCTTGACACGCACCGGGGTACCTTGAACAAGCTTTTTTCCCGGCCCCCTTTGGCATCAAAGTACGTGTCCGCATGAAACCAAGCTTCATGACAAGCGTGTGAAAAGCAGTATGCCAAGCAAGCGCAAATGTTCTTTTAAACACCTTCACCTGTGAcacttttttgggtttttttttctcctccccttTACAATTTTCTGGCACTTTTTACTCAAAAAGACAGCAAGCGCTTTATAATCTAAGGATGTGAATGGTGTTGAAACATGGATGTCCAAATGAATGGATAGTTTTGGGGTAATATGGGATTTTTGAGGCTGCCACTGTAATGtggagctgtcaatcaaactaGAAGTCGTTTAAGCttaaaatggagtttgatttgGAAGACTGGATTTGatctttgttttgctttggtTTCTGtgttgagatattttttttatctctgcCTGCTCTGTGAGATTCTGGACTGACAATTGATcacatggtgtcaaagtggtggcccgggggccaaatgtggcccgccgcatcattttgtgcggcccgaaaagtaaatcataagtgcctactttttgttttaggatcaaattcaaatgaagagtatagatgtatattaagtttcctgatttttccttttaaatagataattgtaatttttttaatctattttttctgtttttacttcgaaaattattttgtaaaatctaaaaatatatttttaaaaagctttcataaacattgtttttgatctctAAAAACTGACTATTGAGGGCTTTTAATAAAGttcttttaatttatatatgaaaaaaaatctaaatattatatcaaaaatctTACAAAAAAAGGGGTCACGCGGTAGGTAAGAAGAAGGCCCAAGGAAGCAAAGAGTAGGGCACACTGCCGGAAGAAATCCAAGCAAATTAAATTCCCCGTAAGAGCACTTGACCTCCTTACCGGCCGGCCGGGCGGGGCTTTGGCATCCGCTAAACGCCATCTTTGCCCCCGCTGGACTCCTGGCCCACTTTGCCAAAACAACTTCCCGTGTCGCACATTTCCACTTTATTTGTTGTGGCAAGTCTAAGGTGGCCAAGACTTGCCATCCATTGAGATGTGGATGTCCTCCATGTTGCCTTCCGTCCCCAAAGACAAGcagcacagcaaaaaaaaattcaaggtgATTGGGTGCAAGCTATTTGGGTCGCCTCATACGTTCCACTTTTGTCTGGCTTAGGCCCTTTCAGCATAAAATGTGCTATACTCAatgtatttcaaaacaaaagggtCAAGATTGGGCCGGATTTCTCTTCTTGGTCTTTTGTAACTTGTTAGTGTTGAAAATAATGATGCTTCCATCAAATATTGGCACTTTTGGAAGGTCACTTGGTATATTGCTGATTTGCTCTATacaaatagatataaataatacttttttgttgttgtcccctcttattttggagttttttattcatttcccacaccattttttgtcaatttgcaCCCTTTCACctgtcattttgtctttttagtgGACTTTTCCACATTCATTGTTGCTTAGAAGCCACTTTTCTTTTCCACTAGagatctttttttgtgtcttcaaGGGTCTTTGATGAATAATTCCAAGCACAGTTCTAATATTGCTCCTCCAAGTAGAGAAGTTCCTTCCTACATTAGCATTTTTACAGTTGTCATTAATGTCGACGATGGCAAGTGGCGTCTTGTCGGACGTTTTATTGATACTTTTGTTAATCATAACTTTTGATCTTTAACAAGAGCGGAAGCGGCGTGGCACCGAGGGCTCATTAACTCATCACTCGCTCCATTAACTCTCTCGCACCTTTTGATTCCCCGGCGAGCGCCGCGCCCGCATTTGGCCTGGTCTCGGGCGCCgtgatgtattttaaatgaaaaaaaaaaggcgccgCTGAGAAACTGGCGAGCGAGCGGCTAATTAACAGCAAGACGGACAAATGGGAACGACATGAAAGTGAAAGCGGGATGTTCAATGACAGCAGGAGTCTTGGCATCAAAGATGTACAAAAGTGTGTACGTTTTTggcttgatttttttgctggaaaaaaaCTTGTCTTACCTGACATTTTTGGTCTCGGCATCCCGCGTTAGTAACGTGAACAATTAGTGTCAACTTTGAGGTTTCGACGGCATGTGTTCCGGAATCTAAATGGACTCCTAATTGGACTCATAAATGATGTAAGACTCAAAGAACGAAAAGAATCGACCCAAAAAGGCTGAGTTCGTATTCCTTTTTCCATGCCGGCTAAGTaaaatttttcctttttagtgAGCGGAAGGGACGGCTAACGATCGCCAATGAGCTAACTCGTGAGTTAATGGTGTTAGTTAAAAGGTTAAATAGCAATTAGCCGTTTTACAGATTTTAGCTAACGGCGACCTCTTGTCATGATGGACAGAAATGACTGAAAGCCTCTTAATTGATTGGACGCCAGAGCCTGACACTCGTGCATGGGTGATAATGTCAATGATTGGGTGCGGCGAGAGGACGGCAAATGTCAACGAGAGGCCAAACGCTTGGTTTAGAGACGTTGAGGTGGTCCCGAGATGCTGGAAAAGTTTCCAATTGCCGTCAAGTGCttctatttttttgctgttgtgcTTTTTTAACTTGCTATTTTGTTGTCATCCCACTTTTTTAGCCAGATGGTAAAAGTATGTGGCGTACGTCACGTGACTTCGGCGAGGATAGCGGCAGCTTTGTGTGATGTTCCTTCTGACGTACGAGAGAAGACATCAGATAAATCTGTGATTATCCTCGCCGGACACTTCGCCGCCTCTGAGGACCCATAAGTCAACTAATTCcttttctttcatatatgtatgcatatatttttttattttcttcagacTTTCTTTTTTAAGCAATCATCCAAAAAAACGGACCCCCCTCTCCCCTAGTCGGGGGATTAAAttcaatgaatcaatgaataattTCTTGTATTGACGTTTCAACTTCCTATACATGGTGCTTGCTATTGTCAATGATTATTTCTCATGTTTTTTGTACCTAATTGTACTTTTTAACTTCCAGTGGCAATTATTTTTGCGTATTTtcattttcctttgtttttgtgtgtatataccaCAGGTAACCATTATCACCATGACTACCAGCACAGCCACGTGGACTTGACGGCGCTCACGCCCAAGTTAGGTGAGAACACCACCCCTATATTTTGGTACTCTTTCCCACAAAAGATAACGACGTGGCAGCTACTTTGCGTCCTATCGGATTTTCCCATCCGCTACATACCGCCGCCATGTGTCGTGTGTGCTTTTGACGCTTGTTCTTTGGCTTTTGTCAGCAAACCGACACGCCCGACACGGTGAGTGCTCCTGGCCGCCCGCCGCCATCTTGTCCGCCCTGATCTGTTAATCGGCATGTTTTCATCTGATCGCGACACGAGGTGGATAGGAACGCGAATGTAAAATGTCTAATTTTTGCCTCCTTTTTCCGCCGGCAGAGCGAAATCCGCGCAGCAACAACATCCTGACGGCGGCCACCGAGCCATACGACTTGTCGCTGTCCAGATCGTTCCAGAACCTCAGCCACCTGCCGCCCTCCTACGAGATCGCGCTCTCGGCGGACTTGAGTAAACAAACAAACGTCACAATTCTAATGTTGCTAAAGCTACGCACATTTTTAACAGAACACATGGTCTCACGAGGTGACTGTTTTTGACCGTCAGGTGACATGGAAGTGGATGACTTTTACAGCAGGAAGCATCCCAATTTCACCGGCCGGGGCCACGCCCACAAGCCGAACGCCGACCCGCCGCCGTCGCATCACCACCATCAACATCGTCAGCGTCCCCGCCGCGTCCAGCGCGCCATGTCTCAGGACCACGTCCTCTCACCACCACGGACGCCTCGTCGCGGGGACCACGGCAACGCCGCCGCGGTAGCCTACGGCGGCGGCCGCCACCCGTCAGAGGAACTGCTGCTGTCGGCCGAGCGTCTGCGTTCCCAGGATCCTTTGCTGTCTCCCGCCATGCACCGCAACAAGTTCCGGCAGAAAGCCATGGCCCGCGCCATGTCCCACGCCGACATGCTGATGCCCACCACGCCGGTCCACGAGCGCCACCGCGTAGGTAAAATGCTGTCGGAGCCTGCAGACGTCTACGACGTGCGCCCTAGCGCCGCCAAGAGGCAGGCCTTCGCCTCGCGCCGGACGCACACCGTGGACCACCTGCACTTTGGTACGGGACTCCATCACAGTACCAACGAGGTCACCGTTTGACCTCGGCGGCTCCTCTGGTGGGCTCCCCCAACCCCGACCGTCCTTCATTTTGTATCAGAGACCAAGTCCCATTAGCATTCCGGACGACGTCCCATTAGCATTCTGACCAACGCCGTCCAATCGACGTCTTTACAAGCGTTTCCACAGCCACCCCAATGCTACCTGCGACCCTGTTATTAGCTCGGAAGACATTACAGAGAAAACGGTGAGACTGGCGGTTGGCTTGAACATAAATCTGACCGACGAAGTGAACATTGGACCGTTTTCTGTCCTCCACTTCCTGGCGCAGAAGCGCGACCCAAGGGCTTCAAGCGGCTCCTCCATTTCCGTCTTCTTCAAAGGTTCCAGTCGCCACCTTATTTTTAGCGACCACTCAAATGCGAGCCACGATGTCGACGTTGACAAAATCCACACTGCGCACCCCCATCGCCGCCATCGATGATGTCACTTGTTACCATTCAAGCAAGATGCGTGATGATGTCATCTTCACACGACAACATCATTAGCAATCCCGCGGTTGACGCTCAAAAACCTAACCACGCTAATGTTACCCGTCTTGAGCTCAAACGCTGAAACGATGGCCTTTTTTGCGCATCTCATCGGCGTCACCATTAAAAGCCATGAAGCAGATGGCGAGAAAAGTCCAAGTTAGCGCACATGTAAATACAAACGACGAGGTGAGCATTCTACCTTTTCTTGTTCTGGCTTCTCGAATTCCTGACATATTTTTGTCTTCTCGTTCGACTCCTGTCGAGGCCTTATTCTGACCCTCGTCTCCACTACGCAATTGTTCATCCCAACCGATGTCTAGCGTTTGTCGCTGAGCCTCTTTGACAAAATCGTCGCTAGAATTTGGGCGCCAACGATAGCCACACGAAGCTATCGGCCTGGCGAAACTTTTTGTAAATAAGCTTGTGAAAATGCTAACTTTTGAACATAGATAAgacgtcacacacacacacactcgcggTCACAAAAGCGCGAAATTTGGCGACCGAGCAGACCGGTAACATCCGTAGAGCGACCAATCGGGCAGCCACTTTTGTTTAGACGGAAGCTTTTCTGGCAGCGTTCACATTTAGGcgaggaaaagaaaatattttgttttttttgttataataccAACTGTGTGCAAGATATCTCTTTAGCCCCGCCCCTTGCCCTTGTCTCCTGCCAATTAGCAGCCAGAATGTCCTCACGTCATGTTGCTGTACACCTGTTCTTAGTTCTTTGACAAActtcaataaaaacaacttATTACGTTTGATGGGTGGCGATTAGTCCATCGATTTTTTGGCGTGAtgtgctttttaaatgttttaaacgCCGCTTTCGTTCGCTTCGAGCCAGCCGAGGATGGGCTGACCTCGGTCGCCATGGTAACGCGCACACACACTCCATCCCGGCCCGATCAATCACATCGATCGCCCACCGTGGAATTAGTTGGTTAAATTAATGAGGGTGGGCTGGGGGTAGGTCTGTCACGTGCTCACTGGCATGCCTGAGAATTAGCAGtctggttgccatggaaactcTTGAgcagccattgacagtgatgaaCGTTGCATTTAAACGGGAATTGATTGCTTCAATGACATTGACTGTAATAAGCGCCCAATCTAGTAGAACTAACAGGGGGTGCCTGATCtaatcaaataaattggacttcTATCGACGTCATTGGCAGCCGAAGGGTTGGAAATCATGGTAGAACTCCAAGACTGCAAAACTAATggaaaccaacaacaacaaattctGAATTTTCCTTTAGAAAGAGTGTTCCCACTTGGGCagttttaaaatacatatatgattTGATTATGATCACATTGGTTGTATGTTATATTTATGTTTACAGCATTTGAAGTGAATGGCAGCGCTGTCCTCTGCCGGACATCAGTGGTCATCACAGAAGACTGACATTTGAAGTACTTTTACACACAAATTGGAGTGggtttgtatgtgtgtacatgcctTTAACTTAACGGTGAtagtggatggaaaaacaaataacttaaaagtcttaaaatggGATGTGGATACATTTAAAGAAATtccaaagaaaaataactatttaaaaTCGTTTTCTAGTGTATAAATGTtgatatatataatgtaaataaataacactTTTGCATAGGAAAATAACATCTGAATatcaaatagcattttttttaaaaactcccaAATAACAAAGTTTGTATTGGAGTGTGtggtttataaataaatatattacatttaaatattttcaaaaaacacAGTCTGAAAGTATTGATCAACAATATTCTtattactaactaccacaacgcatacttcaaataaaacaaaaactataTTGCAGAATAGCACTGTAATGTGTGTCTGGTTAGATAAATTTAACTCACAAAAGTTTCTACAGTATAAAAGTCCATCTAGTGTTCACTGTGTGCGTGTCAGTGTGTGACTGTAAAGTGTGTCAACATCTTTTATAAAGTGATGctaacccacacacacagacacagatatTGACAATAGCTGACTGAAAAATCAATACATGTAGTAATAATGCTGATAATGTCATCCGCAGCAGCTTCCCGGAACATTTGCGGACCACCTCCAGGGAGACCAGCGCCCGGGACgagaaaaaggaggaggaggagaagaaggaggaggagaggaagatgaggagggcGGGATGATCCACCAACAGGAAGTCTTGCACCGCCTTTCGAGTGCGTTCTGTCGTTGGCCGCCGTCGTAGAGATCATCCGATGCTTGGACGCTCCTGGGGAACTTCCACGAAAAGGTAACCGACATTAGCGCGCCGATTCGAGGCCGGTGGCGAGTGATTGGGTTTCGGTGGTACTGAATTGGTCCTTCCTGGCCCAAATGGATGGAATGTCCATGGTTGTCAATGGGAGATAATTTGGGGAAAGTCGGGCATGTGCGCTTTACATTTTTGGTATACTCAACAGTCGGAATAAAAGTAACGGACGGTGGTAGAATCTTTTTTTTAGGGTGAGTTGAATTGTGACAGTACGCAATATTTTGTGGCTCAGAAAGATTCATATGGAGTATACGAGAATTTCTAACCGTCcttcatttttaaagtataaTGTGACTGTAGTCCAATGGATTAAATGCCATTGAATTTTGCCATGAAATTTGAATAAGAATGTTACAATTTTACTTGTTCTATCTGTTTTGGTGGAATCCTTTCAGTTCTTCATTATATGAAAGAAATATTCAGATAAATCCAAATTTGACCCTTGACCTCATTACCCCAAATGTAATCTCTTCCTTTTTCATATGACAGACATAGCCAGCAAGATTGCTAACAATCCCTTTATTCATACTTGAGTTATTCTGAACATAAACATAAACACAAGCTGACGTATGGAGGCAAATTCTAAGTGTATATTTCCCCTATTGGTGTCCAAAAGTCCACCAAAACAGTTGAAATGAACCCAAAAGACTGGAATCActactttttcattttattccatGACCCCTCCAGGACGTGATGTCGGACGGCCCCGAGAACATCGCGCTGGGCGAGCGAACGCTGTCTCAATCTCGCGACCAGCTGACGCCAGCCAGCCGCACAGAGAGCACCGTCTTCAGCCTATCCCGCAGCGAGTCGCTGTGGACGGCCGAGGCGGCGCCACCGGGCCGCTGCCGTCTCTTCTGGTTCCCCATCCACTTCATGTCCACGGGAGGCGGCTTCCTGGCTTGCGGCGTCATCATCAGCGGCCTCTACTTTGCCGGCCACTGCCGCCGGGTCAGCAACTTCCTGGGCCCCGCCCTCCTCTCCATTGGACTTATGGTTTTTGTGGTGGGCGTGGTACTCATCCCCATTACTAGAGACAACCTACGACGTGCTGCCAAGAAGCCGCTAACCTTCCACCGCCACCCCGCCTTCGCCGTATGAAAAGGCCACTCACATTCCTCATGAGTTCATTAAGTTAAGACACAAGTTTTTCTATGGTCGCTGCCAACCATCCCTGTCTAAATGGATTGTGGATTCACGTTCATCTCCGAGCTCagcaaattgcaaaaaaaaacaacttttgttcgCCTGATGTCGGTTGAAATGTTCGTTTCTGTCTTCCAATTGTGGCAGATGACAGGCCACAAAAATGTTGCCGAATCTTCCTTTTTGCATCTGTGGAAGGACGCCAGGGAGCTACTGGGAAATGCTTTGCAGCCAGAAGTGCACTTGAGGGTTGCAGGGGGGGCATATTTCCATGTACTGTGCTAGAGTATCAATTATTAAATGCatggttgttttatttttttcccctctagaGCCAGCGGCAACACACTTGGACTT
Coding sequences within it:
- the pirt gene encoding phosphoinositide-interacting protein, whose translation is MSDGPENIALGERTLSQSRDQLTPASRTESTVFSLSRSESLWTAEAAPPGRCRLFWFPIHFMSTGGGFLACGVIISGLYFAGHCRRVSNFLGPALLSIGLMVFVVGVVLIPITRDNLRRAAKKPLTFHRHPAFAV